Within the Polaribacter pectinis genome, the region TGCTAAAGGTAGAGTAGATAATGCAAAATTAAGAGTAAATAATTCAGCAGTTTCTTATAAAAGAACGAAGAATTTATTCGATAAAGGTGTAATTGCAAGAGCAGAATATGAAGGAGTAGAGCTTACTTATAATCAAGCAAAACAAGATTTAAAAAATGCTCAAAACGATTATCAAATAATAAAAAGAGGTTCTGCAGGTTCTGGTGGAAGTGCAAATACAAACATAATTGCACAAATGTCTGGAACAATTCTAGAAATTCCTGTAAAAGAAGGAGATCAAGTAATTCAGTCTAACAACTTTAATGCAGGAACAACAATTGCATCGATTGCAGACATGAGTAAAATGATTTTTGAAGGAAAAGTAGATGAATCTGAAGTTGGTAAATTAGTAAAAGGAACAGAAATTGAAGTTTCAATTGGTGCCATTGAAGGAACAAAGTTTCCAGCAAAATTAAACTTTATTGCGCCTAAAGGAACTGAAGAAGGTGGTGCAGTACAATTTAAAATTAAAGCAGATGTTTCTTTAGATGATAAATTCTTTATTAGAGCAGGTTATAGTGCAAATGCAGATATTGTTTTAGTAAAAAAAGATAGTGTTTTATCTATAAAAGAAGCATTGTTAAGATTTGATAAAAAGACTGAAGAGCCT harbors:
- a CDS encoding efflux RND transporter periplasmic adaptor subunit — its product is MSKRSKIILIVIAVFFIAALIWFGKKNAKSIVEFETETPFRTTIVKKTVATGKVIPLEEIEIKPQITGIIDKVLLLEGSKVKKGDLIATVRVVPNEQSLISAKGRVDNAKLRVNNSAVSYKRTKNLFDKGVIARAEYEGVELTYNQAKQDLKNAQNDYQIIKRGSAGSGGSANTNIIAQMSGTILEIPVKEGDQVIQSNNFNAGTTIASIADMSKMIFEGKVDESEVGKLVKGTEIEVSIGAIEGTKFPAKLNFIAPKGTEEGGAVQFKIKADVSLDDKFFIRAGYSANADIVLVKKDSVLSIKEALLRFDKKTEEPYVEVKQADGNYEKKTLKLGTSDGVNVEVLEGVTKDDEIKIWNKASKDDKKKED